DNA sequence from the Thermodesulfobacteriota bacterium genome:
CCCGGTCTCCTTGAGGCGAGCCGCTTCGAGGATCTCCTCGATGGACTCCTCGACGGCTTCCCGCAGGAAGCCGCAGGTGTTCACCACCACGACCTCCGCGCGGGCCGGATCCTCCACCAGGGCGAACCCCCGGGCGAGGAGCCCCCCCAGGAGGTGCTCGGCGTCCACCCGGTTCTTGGCGCACCCCAGGCTGATGAGGCCGACGGAGCGCGACGTCACGGCCCCCCCGGCATGTCGAGCACCTGAGCCCCCTCGGGCGCCCGAAACTCGAAGAGGGAGTCGTCGAGGCCGGTGTTGCGGCGCAGCTCCGAGAACGCCACCCGGGTGCGGTTGCCCAGGGGGTCTTCGGTGGTCACCGCGCGCACCTCGCTTGCGTCCGCGGCCACCTCCACCAGCACCCGGCTGAGATCCGGCCGGGCCTCCCGGGGGGTCAGGGCCAGGCAGAGCTCGCCGCACGAGCCGAGCTCGAAGGACCGCTCCACCCCCTGGAACCCCGTCAGGAGGTCCAGGGCGAGCCGGCTCGACTCGGGCAGCGCCGCGAGCTCCTGGCGCAGCACCGTGCGGTCGCGCACCTGGTGGATCCAGAGCGTCTCTCCGTCGCTCACGATCTCCTGGGGGTCGTCCCCGTCGTAGCTCCAGCGCATCTTTCCCTGCTTCTTGAAGGCCACCCGCCCCTGGGCCTCGCGCTCCATCCCGGCTGCCACCAGCCGGGCGGTCTGGACGAACCGGGCCGTGAGGTCGGCGGTGTCCTCGTAGGCCGCGCGCAGCCCGGCCAGCAAGACCTCGGGCTCCGCGGCCCACGCTCCTGCGGGCGCGGCCAGGAGGGCGCCCAGGAGCACCTGACCCAGCAGCCTCCCTACCTTGACCCTAGCGTTTCCCTTCACCTTTCACCTTTCACTTTTTACGGGCCAAAGGACCCAAAGGACCCCAAGGACCCAAAGGACGAAGCGGAGCAAGCATCTCGCACCGCCCCTTCGTCACCCGTCATCCGTCACCCGTCATCCGTCACCCGTCATCCGTCACCCGTCATCCGTCACCCGTCTCACATCTTCCCCACCAGCACTTCCCGGGGCTTG
Encoded proteins:
- a CDS encoding outer membrane lipoprotein carrier protein LolA translates to MKGNARVKVGRLLGQVLLGALLAAPAGAWAAEPEVLLAGLRAAYEDTADLTARFVQTARLVAAGMEREAQGRVAFKKQGKMRWSYDGDDPQEIVSDGETLWIHQVRDRTVLRQELAALPESSRLALDLLTGFQGVERSFELGSCGELCLALTPREARPDLSRVLVEVAADASEVRAVTTEDPLGNRTRVAFSELRRNTGLDDSLFEFRAPEGAQVLDMPGGP